From Streptomyces griseorubiginosus, one genomic window encodes:
- a CDS encoding adenosine deaminase — protein MSLPKAELHLHIEGTLEPELAFELAARNGVELPYASTDELRKAYDFEDLQSFLNLYYELMAVLRTERDFEDLANAYLARAAVQGVRHAEIFFDPQAHAVRGVEMGTVVEGLWRALGRSAERHGVTTQLIMCFLRDESAESAMETLEAAKPYLDRIVGVGLDSAEVGHPPVKFREVYEAAAALGLRRVAHAGEEGPPEYIVEALDVLGVERVDHGLRCVESPELVARLVRDRVPLTLCPLSNVRLRTVDVLGDHPLPAMLDAGLLCTVNSDDPAYFGGYAGDNFEAVRSALGLGEERLRELARNSFLASFLEHDEELRARYLAEVDAYEF, from the coding sequence ATGTCCCTCCCCAAAGCTGAACTGCACCTGCACATCGAAGGCACCCTGGAGCCGGAGCTGGCGTTCGAGCTGGCCGCGCGCAACGGCGTCGAGCTGCCGTACGCCTCCACGGACGAGCTCCGCAAGGCGTACGACTTCGAGGACCTCCAGTCCTTTCTGAACCTGTACTACGAGCTCATGGCCGTCCTGCGCACCGAGCGGGACTTCGAGGACCTGGCGAACGCGTATCTCGCCCGAGCCGCGGTGCAGGGGGTGCGGCACGCGGAGATCTTCTTCGACCCGCAGGCGCATGCCGTGCGGGGTGTGGAGATGGGGACGGTCGTCGAGGGGCTGTGGCGGGCGCTGGGCCGCAGTGCGGAGCGGCACGGTGTCACCACCCAGCTGATCATGTGCTTCCTGCGGGACGAGTCCGCGGAGTCGGCGATGGAGACGCTCGAGGCCGCGAAGCCGTATCTCGACCGGATCGTGGGCGTCGGGCTCGACTCCGCCGAGGTGGGGCATCCGCCGGTGAAGTTCCGTGAGGTGTACGAGGCCGCCGCCGCGCTGGGGCTGCGGCGGGTGGCTCACGCCGGGGAGGAGGGGCCGCCGGAGTACATCGTCGAGGCGCTGGATGTGCTCGGGGTGGAGCGGGTCGACCACGGGTTGCGGTGTGTGGAGTCGCCGGAGCTGGTGGCTCGTCTGGTGCGGGATCGCGTGCCGCTGACCTTGTGCCCCTTGTCCAACGTGCGGCTTCGGACGGTTGATGTGCTGGGGGATCATCCGTTGCCGGCGATGCTGGATGCGGGGCTTCTGTGCACGGTGAACTCTGACGATCCGGCGTATTTCGGGGGGTACGCGGGGGACAACTTCGAGGCGGTGCGCTCGGCGCTGGGCCTGGGCGAAGAGCGGTTGCGGGAGTTGGCCCGGAACTCCTTCCTTGCGTCCTTCCTTGAGCATGATGAGGAGCTGCGGGCTCGGTATCTGGCGGAAGTTGATGCGTACGAGTTCTGA